Proteins encoded in a region of the Frondihabitans sp. 762G35 genome:
- a CDS encoding heavy metal-binding domain-containing protein: protein MTDTPTGPDLSKVALPKDARARLADGRKRLFTSDLTVNEFLLVKQAGFRPVGLVLGSSVYHVGIQLGKWSKNMELDKLSEAMYHARDLAMTRMEAEADALGADGIVGVRLEIDFKEYGNDLAEFVAVGTAVVADEAPPTGTWRNNRGLPFTSDLSGQDFWTLIQAGYAPQGLVMGTCVYHIAHRGMLASLNTVGANVEIPQYTEALYDARELAMGRMQTEAEVLAAEGIVGVQLLSLPHRWGGHTTEFFAIGTAVRSLRDDHVIATPTLVLPLTDGPSR from the coding sequence ATGACCGACACCCCCACCGGCCCCGACCTCTCGAAGGTCGCCCTGCCGAAGGACGCCCGCGCCCGCCTCGCCGACGGGCGGAAGCGGCTCTTCACGTCCGATCTGACCGTGAACGAGTTCCTGCTGGTGAAGCAGGCCGGGTTCCGCCCGGTCGGGCTCGTACTCGGGTCGAGCGTCTACCACGTCGGGATCCAGCTCGGGAAGTGGTCGAAGAACATGGAGCTCGACAAGCTCAGCGAGGCGATGTACCACGCCCGCGATCTCGCCATGACCCGGATGGAGGCGGAGGCCGACGCGCTCGGGGCGGACGGCATCGTGGGCGTCCGGCTCGAGATCGACTTCAAGGAGTACGGCAACGATCTCGCCGAGTTCGTGGCGGTGGGCACGGCCGTCGTCGCCGACGAGGCGCCGCCGACGGGGACCTGGCGCAACAACCGCGGCCTGCCGTTCACCTCCGACCTCTCGGGCCAGGACTTCTGGACCCTCATCCAGGCCGGTTACGCGCCCCAGGGTCTCGTCATGGGCACCTGCGTCTATCACATCGCGCACCGCGGCATGCTGGCCTCGCTCAACACGGTCGGGGCGAACGTCGAGATCCCGCAGTACACCGAGGCGCTCTACGACGCCCGCGAGCTGGCCATGGGCAGGATGCAGACGGAGGCGGAGGTCCTCGCGGCCGAGGGGATCGTGGGCGTGCAGCTGCTCTCCCTCCCGCACCGCTGGGGCGGCCACACGACGGAGTTCTTCGCGATCGGCACCGCCGTGCGGTCACTGCGCGACGACCACGTCATCGCGACGCCGACCCTCGTGCTCCCGCTCACCGACGGGCCGTCCCGGTGA
- a CDS encoding ABC transporter substrate-binding protein, with product MHPKPPSQLTRRTFLAGAGALGAGIALAGCASPGSTGGATTITFYVSKPEVIAYFDTVIADFHKTQSKVRVIRDSTSNMSADFVRNSPPDLACWNYNFSVVEFVERGALSDLSDMPEAKRINPDIAPLMAQTASYPGRTSAIPYSVTAASVLYNKDIFAKYGVEVPTTWDELTAACEVFMKAGIAPFYNTYKDTWTVAQGMFDYTIGGMIDTPAFFTQLDKEGTNVGKGSAVSFEKTLRDPMDRLGQLTKYSNGNAASRAYGDGNLAFAQGKAAMYLQGPWALIEVAKTAPDLSIGTFPLPVTNDPKDLKVRVNVDLALWIPEASPRKDAARTFLSYLMTPAVQNKYNADNNGFGTTTDAPPIANPALEGMQKYYDSAAFYLGASQLIPSEIPVANYAQSIALGDSPQRLLSRLDNDWSRLALRS from the coding sequence GTGCATCCGAAACCCCCGTCCCAGCTGACAAGACGAACCTTCCTCGCCGGTGCCGGCGCCCTCGGCGCCGGGATCGCGCTCGCAGGATGCGCGTCCCCCGGTTCGACCGGCGGCGCCACCACCATCACGTTCTACGTGTCGAAGCCCGAGGTCATCGCCTACTTCGACACGGTGATCGCCGACTTCCACAAGACGCAGTCGAAGGTGCGCGTGATCCGCGACTCCACGTCGAACATGTCGGCCGACTTCGTCCGGAACTCGCCGCCCGATCTCGCCTGCTGGAACTACAACTTCTCCGTCGTCGAGTTCGTCGAGCGCGGTGCGCTCTCCGACCTCAGCGACATGCCGGAGGCGAAGCGCATCAACCCCGACATCGCCCCGCTCATGGCGCAGACGGCCTCGTACCCGGGCCGCACGAGCGCCATCCCCTACTCGGTGACCGCCGCCTCCGTCCTCTACAACAAGGACATCTTCGCGAAGTACGGCGTCGAGGTGCCGACCACGTGGGATGAGCTCACGGCTGCGTGCGAGGTCTTCATGAAGGCCGGGATCGCTCCGTTCTACAACACCTACAAGGACACCTGGACCGTCGCCCAGGGCATGTTCGACTACACGATCGGCGGCATGATCGACACGCCCGCCTTCTTCACGCAGCTCGACAAGGAGGGCACGAACGTCGGCAAGGGATCCGCCGTCTCGTTCGAGAAGACGCTCCGCGACCCGATGGACCGCCTCGGCCAGCTCACGAAGTACTCCAACGGCAACGCCGCGAGCCGGGCCTATGGCGACGGCAACCTCGCCTTCGCCCAGGGCAAGGCGGCCATGTACCTGCAGGGGCCGTGGGCGCTCATCGAGGTCGCCAAGACGGCCCCCGACCTCTCCATCGGCACCTTCCCGCTGCCGGTCACGAACGACCCGAAAGACCTGAAGGTCCGGGTCAACGTCGACCTCGCGCTGTGGATCCCCGAGGCGTCGCCCCGCAAGGACGCCGCGCGCACCTTCCTGTCGTACCTGATGACCCCGGCCGTGCAGAACAAGTACAACGCCGACAACAACGGCTTCGGCACGACAACCGACGCGCCTCCGATCGCCAATCCGGCCCTGGAGGGGATGCAGAAGTACTACGACTCGGCGGCCTTCTACCTGGGTGCGTCGCAGCTCATCCCGTCCGAGATCCCCGTCGCGAACTACGCCCAGTCGATCGCGCTCGGCGACTCGCCCCAGCGCCTGCTGTCGCGTCTCGACAACGACTGGTCGCGCCTGGCGCTCCGCTCGTAG
- a CDS encoding carbohydrate ABC transporter permease, which yields MAVVPTPQRAGARPRSRRRVDKTFYAFLLPAIVLFTLAITLPAVMGIFYSFTNSVGFGEFSFTGFINYIALFSDPAILSAYGFTIFFALTTVVVVNIVAFLLAIGLTARIRAKVALRAVFVLPMVVSGIVIAYVFNFLFSNSVPAAATALGLKPLEESLLANPNWAWVAIVIVTAWQAIPSTILIYIAGILSIPSDVYEAASLDGASASRQLRSITIPLTAGYIVINLIIGFKNFLNTYDIIVGLTNGGPGTSTQSIAMSIFTGFTNGDFSYQMANATIFFLIAIAIALLQLRATRGRASF from the coding sequence ATGGCCGTCGTCCCCACCCCGCAGCGCGCCGGAGCGAGACCCCGCTCCCGGCGTCGCGTCGACAAGACCTTCTACGCCTTCCTCCTGCCGGCGATCGTGCTCTTCACGCTGGCGATCACGCTCCCCGCCGTGATGGGCATCTTCTACAGCTTCACGAACTCCGTCGGCTTCGGCGAGTTCAGCTTCACCGGCTTCATCAACTACATCGCCCTCTTCTCCGACCCCGCGATCCTGAGCGCCTACGGCTTCACGATCTTCTTCGCGCTGACGACCGTCGTCGTGGTCAACATCGTCGCGTTCCTGCTCGCGATCGGCCTCACGGCGCGGATCCGGGCCAAGGTCGCCCTCCGAGCCGTCTTCGTGCTGCCGATGGTCGTCTCGGGCATCGTCATCGCGTACGTGTTCAACTTCCTCTTCTCGAACTCGGTGCCGGCCGCCGCGACCGCACTCGGCCTCAAGCCGCTCGAGGAGAGCCTCCTGGCCAATCCGAACTGGGCCTGGGTCGCGATCGTCATCGTGACCGCGTGGCAGGCGATCCCGTCGACGATCCTGATCTACATCGCGGGCATCCTGTCGATCCCCTCGGACGTCTACGAGGCGGCGTCCCTCGACGGAGCCTCGGCGTCGCGGCAGCTCCGGTCGATCACGATCCCGCTCACGGCGGGCTACATCGTGATCAACCTCATCATCGGTTTCAAGAACTTCCTGAACACCTACGACATCATCGTCGGCCTCACCAACGGCGGCCCCGGCACCTCGACGCAGAGCATCGCGATGTCGATCTTCACCGGCTTCACCAACGGCGACTTCTCCTACCAGATGGCGAACGCCACCATCTTCTTCCTGATCGCCATCGCGATCGCTCTCCTCCAGCTGCGCGCGACGCGCGGAAGGGCCTCGTTCTGA
- a CDS encoding cysteine hydrolase family protein translates to MKRALVLIDLQNEYVDGGLPISYPALDVSVPNIVRALDAADAAGIATVGVQHVDDASSPVFARGSRGADLPPALDGRVFAHRVEKQEASALDGTDLADWIAREGVDTLTLIGYMTQNCIEATARDAAQRGLSVEVLSDATGTLDLANEAGSISAKDLHESVLIVLHTGFAAVGTTEAWVGAVAAGKPLAAGDLYSSTEVARNRA, encoded by the coding sequence ATGAAGCGCGCACTCGTCCTCATCGACCTCCAGAACGAATACGTCGACGGCGGGCTGCCGATCTCGTATCCGGCGCTCGACGTCAGCGTCCCCAACATCGTGCGGGCGCTCGACGCCGCCGACGCCGCGGGTATCGCGACGGTGGGCGTCCAGCACGTCGACGACGCCTCGTCGCCGGTGTTCGCCCGGGGCAGCCGCGGCGCCGACCTGCCCCCTGCGCTCGACGGGCGCGTGTTCGCGCACCGGGTCGAGAAGCAGGAGGCGTCCGCTCTCGACGGCACCGACCTCGCCGACTGGATCGCGCGCGAGGGTGTCGACACCCTCACCTTGATCGGCTACATGACCCAGAACTGCATCGAGGCGACGGCCCGCGACGCGGCGCAGCGCGGCCTGTCCGTCGAGGTGCTCTCCGACGCCACCGGCACGCTCGACCTCGCGAACGAGGCCGGCAGCATCTCCGCGAAAGACCTGCACGAGAGCGTGCTGATCGTCCTGCACACCGGCTTCGCCGCCGTGGGCACCACCGAGGCGTGGGTCGGAGCCGTGGCCGCGGGCAAGCCCCTGGCCGCAGGCGACCTCTACTCGAGCACCGAGGTCGCCCGCAACCGAGCCTGA
- a CDS encoding HdeD family acid-resistance protein — protein MSESVRSARPRDSVDRGLIVGVAVVAIVLGVVAVFFPRASLVTIAVLFGLSLVVVGLFRAVFAFLGKGLRSGVRWFVGIVGLLIFVTGIVCLIDPGQSLAVLGLIIGIGWLFEGITGILAGAVGYSAGPRWTAILGGVVAVAAGVVMMILPVAALAAFVTVGGILLIVVGIAMLLHLPARVRAV, from the coding sequence ATGTCCGAATCCGTCCGCAGCGCACGACCGCGCGACTCCGTCGACCGCGGGCTCATCGTCGGCGTGGCCGTCGTCGCCATCGTGCTCGGGGTCGTCGCCGTGTTCTTCCCGCGCGCGTCGCTCGTCACCATCGCCGTCCTCTTCGGGTTGTCGCTCGTCGTCGTCGGTCTCTTCCGCGCGGTCTTCGCCTTCCTCGGGAAGGGCCTCCGCTCCGGGGTCCGCTGGTTCGTCGGCATCGTCGGGCTCCTGATCTTCGTGACCGGCATCGTCTGCCTCATCGACCCGGGTCAGTCGCTCGCTGTGCTCGGGCTGATCATCGGCATCGGCTGGCTCTTCGAGGGGATCACCGGCATCCTCGCCGGAGCCGTCGGCTACTCCGCGGGACCCCGGTGGACGGCGATCCTCGGGGGAGTGGTGGCCGTGGCGGCCGGCGTCGTGATGATGATCCTGCCCGTCGCCGCGCTCGCCGCCTTCGTCACGGTGGGCGGGATCCTGCTGATCGTCGTCGGCATCGCGATGCTGCTGCACCTGCCCGCCCGGGTCCGCGCGGTCTAG
- a CDS encoding MOSC domain-containing protein, with translation MEPRIRLLLASPHSRFVGRPADGPAEARGQESHESVEIRAGLGVVGDRYFNAPAHRRASVTLFAIESLEHVHEVLGLAEPLDPAAPRRNVVTEGVDVDALVGETFALDSGDGPVLFQANRPANPCAWMDQVLAPGAFRALKGRGGVRCEPLSSGILRLGPLSVETERLGDSRAV, from the coding sequence ATGGAACCGCGCATCCGACTCCTGCTGGCCTCGCCGCACTCGCGCTTCGTCGGCCGGCCCGCCGACGGCCCCGCCGAGGCGAGAGGGCAGGAGTCGCACGAGAGCGTCGAGATCCGCGCCGGTCTCGGCGTGGTCGGCGACCGGTACTTCAACGCACCCGCGCACCGGCGGGCGTCGGTGACGCTCTTCGCGATCGAGTCGCTGGAGCACGTGCACGAGGTGCTCGGGCTGGCCGAGCCGCTGGATCCTGCCGCGCCCCGGCGCAACGTGGTCACGGAGGGCGTCGACGTCGACGCGCTGGTCGGCGAGACCTTCGCCCTCGACTCCGGCGACGGGCCGGTGCTCTTCCAGGCGAACCGCCCCGCGAACCCGTGCGCCTGGATGGATCAGGTGCTCGCCCCCGGCGCCTTCCGCGCGCTGAAGGGCCGGGGCGGCGTGCGGTGCGAGCCGCTGTCGAGCGGGATCCTGCGGCTCGGTCCCCTGTCGGTCGAGACGGAGCGGCTGGGTGACAGCCGTGCCGTGTAA
- a CDS encoding carbohydrate ABC transporter permease encodes MTTQIPLSTSTATGSIATRNADTPRGGRIRTRGERFNWPLTIVLVVCSLAVLIPLYVTVTMAFKSTAQAVDGNAFSLPAPFSLDGFVQAWNLTDFPRSFAISVGVSAITVAGTIILSSFAAFAISRNWNNRLFKGSFYYLLAALFLPFPVLALPQVKLTGLVHLDNPLGVAILHVMFQLGFSVLLFTAFLRSIPDELEESARIDGATTGQVFWQLIFPLLAPMSATVGIFAFLASWNDFVMPSLITSDPAMQTLPVLQQMFQTQFSNNYNVSFASYLMAMAPAIIVYLFTQRWVMAGVTQGAIK; translated from the coding sequence ATGACCACGCAGATCCCCCTCTCGACCAGCACCGCCACCGGCAGCATCGCCACGCGCAACGCCGACACCCCTCGGGGCGGCAGGATCCGGACGCGCGGCGAGCGCTTCAACTGGCCGCTCACGATCGTCCTGGTCGTCTGCTCGCTCGCCGTCCTCATCCCGCTCTACGTCACCGTCACGATGGCCTTCAAGAGCACGGCCCAGGCCGTCGACGGCAACGCCTTCTCGCTGCCGGCGCCGTTCAGCCTCGACGGGTTCGTGCAGGCCTGGAACCTCACCGACTTCCCGCGCAGCTTCGCCATCTCGGTGGGCGTCTCAGCGATCACGGTGGCCGGCACGATCATCCTGAGCTCGTTCGCGGCCTTCGCGATCTCGCGCAACTGGAACAACCGCCTCTTCAAGGGCTCCTTCTACTACCTGCTCGCGGCACTGTTCCTCCCGTTCCCGGTGCTGGCCCTCCCGCAGGTGAAGCTGACCGGGCTCGTGCACCTCGACAACCCGCTCGGCGTCGCCATCCTGCACGTCATGTTCCAGCTCGGCTTCAGCGTGCTGCTGTTCACGGCGTTCCTGCGGTCGATCCCCGACGAGCTCGAGGAGAGCGCGCGCATCGACGGCGCGACCACCGGCCAGGTCTTCTGGCAGCTGATCTTCCCGCTCCTGGCGCCGATGAGCGCGACGGTCGGCATCTTCGCCTTCCTCGCCTCGTGGAACGACTTCGTGATGCCGTCGCTGATCACGTCTGACCCCGCGATGCAGACGCTGCCGGTGCTGCAGCAGATGTTCCAGACCCAGTTCAGCAACAACTACAACGTGTCGTTCGCCTCGTATCTCATGGCCATGGCTCCCGCGATCATCGTCTACCTCTTCACCCAGCGCTGGGTGATGGCCGGCGTGACGCAGGGCGCGATCAAGTAG
- a CDS encoding toxic anion resistance protein, whose protein sequence is MSELDLGQKLTPPAAVPEVTEDQAVGMVAVPPEKRSELDAKAEEFVRDLAGEQPNSPAFVARVDDIVRMGEQELRASAQVSNRLLEKPSTSLAAARGRGAAGDAQTRVAKSLQDLRDVVTDLDPGHADLHGARKVLGILPGGRKIARYFERYQSSQKQLDAVIAALVSGQDELRKDNAAIDEERANLWATMGRLAEYSTLATALDRATGAKAEELRATDPRAADALVADALFPIRQRRQDLATQIAVSVQGYLALDLVRKNNVELIKGVERARTTTISALRTAVLVSEALGTQKLVLDQIGALNDATNAMIGRTSDLLQQQTSTVHEQATTSGVGVETLQKAFDSVFATMDAIDGYRAKAVASMQETVVALEGQVARSQGYLERSRAAGPRG, encoded by the coding sequence ATGTCCGAACTCGATCTGGGCCAGAAGCTCACGCCGCCCGCCGCCGTCCCCGAGGTGACCGAAGACCAGGCCGTCGGCATGGTCGCCGTGCCGCCCGAGAAGCGCAGCGAGCTCGACGCCAAGGCGGAGGAGTTCGTCCGCGACCTCGCCGGCGAGCAGCCGAACAGCCCCGCGTTCGTCGCCCGGGTGGACGACATCGTCCGGATGGGCGAGCAGGAGCTCCGCGCCTCCGCCCAGGTCTCGAACCGCCTCCTCGAGAAGCCCTCCACCTCGCTCGCCGCCGCGCGGGGCCGCGGAGCCGCCGGAGACGCGCAGACCCGGGTGGCCAAGAGCCTGCAGGATCTCCGCGACGTCGTCACCGACCTCGACCCGGGGCACGCCGACCTCCACGGGGCCAGGAAGGTCCTGGGCATCCTGCCCGGCGGTCGGAAGATCGCCCGCTACTTCGAGCGGTACCAGTCGTCGCAGAAGCAGCTCGACGCCGTCATCGCGGCGCTGGTGTCCGGGCAGGACGAGCTCCGGAAGGACAACGCCGCCATCGACGAGGAGCGGGCGAACCTCTGGGCCACCATGGGCCGCCTCGCCGAGTACTCGACGCTCGCGACCGCGCTCGACCGTGCCACGGGCGCGAAGGCGGAGGAGCTCCGCGCGACCGACCCGCGAGCGGCCGACGCTCTCGTCGCCGACGCCCTGTTCCCGATCCGGCAGCGACGGCAGGATCTCGCGACCCAGATCGCCGTGTCGGTCCAGGGCTATCTGGCGCTCGACCTGGTCCGCAAGAACAACGTCGAGCTGATCAAGGGTGTCGAGCGGGCGCGGACCACGACGATCTCGGCGCTCCGCACCGCCGTGCTCGTGTCCGAGGCGCTCGGGACGCAGAAGCTCGTCCTCGACCAGATCGGCGCCCTCAACGACGCGACGAACGCGATGATCGGCCGGACCAGCGACCTCCTCCAGCAGCAGACGAGCACGGTCCACGAGCAGGCGACGACGTCGGGCGTCGGCGTCGAGACGCTCCAGAAGGCCTTCGACTCCGTGTTCGCCACGATGGACGCGATCGACGGCTATCGCGCGAAGGCGGTCGCGAGCATGCAGGAGACGGTGGTCGCCCTCGAGGGGCAGGTCGCGCGGTCGCAGGGGTACCTCGAGCGGTCGCGGGCCGCTGGTCCTCGCGGCTGA
- a CDS encoding heavy metal-binding domain-containing protein gives MDQWTGDLPPAAHERIERQRASGTAGSLLSAPAAAALRSAGLAPVGEVFGCLVMNIGWSGGTCGVYGLGYASSVNAYQSAWTTGGPRTFPTSPVLTTGGARGRSSGFGSYVKTYEAAWHGALDRMLTEAALLGAEGVVGVTIGRSRLDGQAWEYTATGTAVRTVDPTLVSRSDHRTDRAGARRPDRGTGLGTAGITAESRRSPDPARHVWASALSAEDTAAAVLSSLVPRGIVMGLSISTKHEDYLMQQQRRSWSNTEVDGLTQLLTAARQDARAQLTARASTIGGTDLVLDTMSIGEFETPCGEEKDLHAEALFVGTVLAPGPMSAFRSRDDPRTGAVLTVLPLDDRHRPTRGRP, from the coding sequence GTGGACCAGTGGACGGGCGACCTCCCCCCGGCAGCGCACGAGCGCATCGAGCGCCAGCGCGCCAGCGGCACGGCCGGCTCCCTTCTCTCGGCGCCCGCCGCAGCGGCCCTCCGGAGCGCGGGCCTCGCCCCGGTCGGCGAGGTCTTCGGCTGCCTCGTCATGAACATCGGCTGGTCCGGCGGCACCTGCGGCGTCTACGGCCTCGGCTACGCGTCGTCCGTGAACGCCTACCAGTCGGCGTGGACCACCGGCGGGCCCCGGACATTCCCGACGAGCCCCGTCCTCACGACGGGCGGCGCGAGGGGCAGGAGCAGCGGCTTCGGCTCCTACGTCAAGACGTACGAGGCCGCCTGGCACGGTGCCCTCGACCGGATGCTCACCGAGGCGGCGCTCCTCGGAGCGGAGGGCGTCGTCGGCGTGACCATCGGGCGTTCCCGGCTCGACGGCCAGGCGTGGGAGTACACCGCGACGGGGACCGCCGTCCGCACGGTCGACCCGACCCTCGTGTCCCGGAGCGATCACCGCACCGACCGGGCCGGAGCGCGCCGCCCCGATCGCGGCACCGGCCTCGGCACAGCCGGGATCACGGCGGAGAGCCGGCGGAGCCCCGATCCTGCGCGCCACGTCTGGGCGTCGGCGCTCAGCGCCGAGGACACCGCCGCCGCCGTCCTGTCGTCGCTGGTGCCGCGCGGCATCGTGATGGGCCTGTCGATCTCGACGAAGCACGAGGACTACCTGATGCAGCAGCAGCGCCGCAGCTGGTCGAATACGGAGGTCGACGGGTTGACGCAGCTCCTGACCGCGGCCCGGCAGGATGCCCGTGCCCAGCTCACGGCGCGCGCCTCGACGATCGGCGGTACCGACCTCGTCCTCGACACGATGTCGATCGGCGAGTTCGAGACGCCCTGCGGCGAGGAGAAGGACCTCCACGCCGAGGCGCTCTTCGTCGGGACCGTGCTCGCGCCCGGCCCGATGTCGGCCTTCCGCTCCCGCGACGATCCCCGGACGGGCGCCGTGCTGACCGTCCTCCCGCTCGACGACCGCCACCGCCCGACCCGAGGAAGACCATGA
- a CDS encoding ThuA domain-containing protein produces MTLRIRVWNEYVHETRGDRVVVENYPDGIHRVIADGLTELLGDRATVSTATLREEEHGLSEEALAETDVLFWWGHIAHEEVSDEVVQRVVDRVHAGMGLVVLHSGHYSKVFKRLMGTTCSLKWRNDGERELVWTIAPQHPIAEGVPHPIQIPRQEMYGEFFDIPRPDEEIFLSTFEGGEVFRSGVAYERGLGRVFYFSPGDQEYPVYHHPDIRRVLANAAEWVAPRVELRTLTADEHPRDWFVG; encoded by the coding sequence ATGACCCTCCGCATCCGCGTCTGGAACGAGTACGTCCACGAGACCCGCGGCGACCGCGTCGTCGTCGAGAACTACCCCGACGGCATCCACCGCGTGATCGCCGACGGCCTCACCGAGCTGCTCGGCGACCGGGCGACGGTGTCGACCGCCACTCTGCGCGAGGAGGAGCACGGTCTCTCGGAGGAGGCGCTCGCCGAGACCGACGTGCTGTTCTGGTGGGGCCACATCGCGCACGAGGAGGTCTCCGACGAGGTCGTGCAGCGGGTCGTCGACCGTGTCCACGCCGGGATGGGGCTCGTCGTGCTGCACTCGGGCCACTACTCGAAGGTGTTCAAGCGCCTCATGGGCACGACGTGCTCGCTGAAGTGGCGGAACGACGGCGAGCGCGAGCTGGTCTGGACCATCGCCCCCCAGCACCCGATCGCCGAGGGCGTGCCGCACCCGATCCAGATCCCGCGGCAGGAGATGTACGGGGAGTTCTTCGACATCCCGCGTCCCGACGAGGAGATCTTCCTGTCGACGTTCGAGGGTGGCGAGGTCTTCCGCTCGGGCGTCGCCTACGAGCGCGGGCTCGGCCGGGTGTTCTACTTCTCGCCCGGCGACCAGGAGTATCCCGTCTACCACCACCCCGACATCCGTCGTGTGCTGGCGAACGCGGCCGAGTGGGTCGCGCCGCGGGTCGAGCTCCGCACTCTGACCGCGGACGAGCACCCGCGCGACTGGTTCGTCGGCTGA
- a CDS encoding Gfo/Idh/MocA family protein has translation MTTTIPTTAPTTTTETRELRVGVVGLGFAGSTHLDAFTALPGARVVALAGQEPARLQELGTSRGVEHLYADWQDLVARDDLDVVSIGVPNSLHHPIAMAALESGKHVFCEKPLAVTGDLAAEMVRAAEENDLVLEVAYNHRRRADVAFLHDYLRDSPIGEIYHARASWLRRSGIPGLGSWFTDRQAAGGGPLIDLGSHVLDIALHLMGEPRVVTASAVAYGELGRAGRGGGGKPVSALSDRPFDVEDFSSALLRFDDGSSLQLQASWASYSKVHEDIEVELLGATGGARLHVDDYSTDGTLTLYSDVNGAPTVSKPAVHVPSGHHQSVIAEFLATIRAGEGASAPRYAGHHGSYALHRSRVVDAIYESAAIGREVEVQGEAR, from the coding sequence ATGACCACCACCATCCCGACCACGGCCCCCACGACGACGACGGAGACGCGCGAGCTCCGCGTCGGCGTGGTCGGGCTCGGCTTCGCCGGGTCCACCCACCTCGACGCCTTCACGGCCCTCCCCGGAGCGCGCGTCGTCGCCCTCGCAGGGCAGGAGCCGGCCCGTCTGCAGGAGCTCGGCACCAGCCGCGGCGTCGAGCACCTCTACGCCGACTGGCAGGATCTCGTCGCCCGCGACGACCTCGACGTCGTCTCGATCGGAGTGCCCAACAGCCTCCACCACCCGATCGCGATGGCCGCGCTCGAGAGCGGCAAGCACGTCTTCTGCGAGAAGCCGCTGGCGGTCACGGGCGACCTGGCCGCCGAGATGGTCCGCGCGGCCGAGGAGAACGACCTCGTGCTGGAGGTGGCGTACAACCACCGCCGCCGCGCCGACGTGGCCTTCCTGCACGACTACCTCCGCGACTCCCCGATCGGCGAGATCTACCACGCCCGGGCCAGCTGGCTCCGTCGCTCCGGCATCCCCGGTCTCGGCTCGTGGTTCACCGACCGCCAGGCCGCAGGAGGCGGACCGCTGATCGATCTCGGATCGCACGTCCTCGACATCGCCCTCCACCTGATGGGGGAGCCGCGCGTCGTCACGGCGTCCGCCGTCGCCTACGGCGAGCTCGGTCGCGCCGGCCGAGGCGGCGGCGGCAAGCCCGTCTCGGCCCTCAGCGACCGGCCGTTCGACGTCGAGGACTTCTCGAGCGCCCTTCTCCGCTTCGACGACGGCTCGAGCCTCCAGCTGCAGGCCTCGTGGGCGTCCTACTCGAAGGTGCACGAGGACATCGAGGTCGAGCTCCTCGGAGCGACCGGCGGAGCGCGCCTCCACGTCGACGACTACTCGACCGACGGCACGCTGACGCTCTACTCCGACGTGAACGGGGCGCCGACGGTGTCGAAGCCCGCGGTCCACGTCCCCTCGGGGCACCACCAGAGCGTCATCGCGGAGTTCCTCGCCACGATCCGCGCCGGCGAAGGCGCCTCGGCACCCCGGTACGCCGGGCACCACGGCTCGTACGCCCTGCACCGCAGCCGCGTCGTCGACGCCATCTACGAGTCCGCCGCCATCGGCCGCGAGGTCGAGGTCCAGGGGGAGGCACGATGA